In one Nocardioides luteus genomic region, the following are encoded:
- a CDS encoding YaaC family protein: MTWNDLRATRAARPGFARDSGNRASIYGAALEQAEQLFSAAERVGVATSPILLFYGTAQLGRAIVAASPEIPNAQARVAGHGATPRGLDERPVSLARMSVMGDGDARSSLGSLARVLGCCDLSRGRRLDDLIARIPIGQTFLRSDTLPEDTLHPFLLDDPGAVGAGAIPWMTQGPAMVRFVVHPVPRNLAPQGVSTPLDQPLVGTSKVTAREALTGLLDQYPGLSGWRFNMNTAATVPIVRHQPGGLALALELPLHEGEHNLDMPTRIAQRFNGGLFVHPDVDGCGTPDHPLALWWAVLLVLSSLARYHPDAWVKLLDIDRHDEASAVEQLLAAAVVEVPSLALDVLRSARMNIDD; the protein is encoded by the coding sequence ATGACATGGAACGACTTGCGCGCCACCAGGGCCGCGCGCCCAGGATTTGCCCGCGATTCCGGCAATCGCGCCAGCATCTACGGGGCGGCGCTGGAGCAGGCCGAGCAGCTTTTCTCGGCTGCCGAGCGCGTCGGCGTGGCTACGAGTCCCATCTTGCTCTTCTACGGCACGGCTCAGCTTGGTCGAGCGATCGTGGCGGCCTCGCCGGAGATTCCCAACGCTCAAGCCCGAGTCGCGGGCCACGGCGCCACCCCGCGGGGTTTGGATGAGCGTCCGGTCAGTCTCGCCAGGATGTCTGTGATGGGAGATGGCGACGCGCGTTCGTCCCTGGGATCGCTCGCTCGTGTGCTCGGCTGCTGTGACCTATCCCGTGGGCGTCGTCTCGACGACCTGATCGCTCGCATCCCTATCGGCCAGACGTTCCTGCGCAGTGACACTCTCCCTGAAGACACACTCCATCCGTTCCTTCTCGATGATCCAGGCGCTGTCGGTGCTGGTGCCATCCCGTGGATGACGCAGGGGCCGGCGATGGTACGGTTTGTGGTCCACCCTGTGCCACGCAATCTCGCCCCACAGGGTGTCAGCACGCCTTTGGATCAGCCGCTTGTCGGCACCTCCAAAGTCACCGCTCGCGAGGCGCTCACTGGACTGCTCGATCAGTATCCAGGGCTGTCGGGTTGGCGCTTCAACATGAACACCGCTGCCACGGTTCCGATCGTGCGTCACCAACCAGGTGGCCTTGCGCTTGCGCTTGAGCTTCCCCTGCATGAGGGCGAGCACAACCTAGACATGCCGACGCGGATTGCGCAGCGTTTCAACGGAGGACTGTTCGTTCACCCGGATGTTGACGGCTGTGGCACGCCAGATCACCCGCTCGCGCTCTGGTGGGCAGTCCTGCTGGTGCTCTCATCACTCGCTCGCTATCACCCCGATGCCTGGGTCAAGCTCCTCGATATCGACCGTCACGATGAGGCGTCTGCAGTCGAGCAACTCTTGGCCGCCGCAGTCGTCGAGGTACCGAGTCTGGCACTGGATGTCCTGCGCAGTGCCCGGATGAACATCGACGACTGA
- a CDS encoding 4-fold beta flower protein, with protein MSETTIYDGRGKPRVYIADDGETIYTWRGRAVAYLVHDKVYSWRGNHLGWFVDGVMYDGRGGRIGFIGARSPVVVSVSPVKSVKSVRSVKSVRSVAHVRPVLSMGHSAQDLEAFSTS; from the coding sequence GTGAGTGAAACGACGATTTACGACGGACGAGGAAAGCCGCGCGTCTACATTGCCGACGACGGCGAGACCATCTACACCTGGCGAGGAAGGGCAGTCGCGTACCTGGTGCATGACAAGGTCTACAGCTGGCGCGGCAATCACCTCGGGTGGTTTGTCGACGGCGTCATGTACGACGGTCGGGGCGGCCGCATCGGGTTCATCGGCGCGCGCTCTCCGGTTGTGGTCAGCGTGTCGCCGGTCAAGAGCGTGAAATCGGTCCGTTCAGTTAAGTCGGTGCGAAGCGTTGCTCACGTTCGTCCCGTACTTTCCATGGGCCATTCCGCTCAGGACTTGGAGGCGTTCTCAACCTCGTGA